The following coding sequences are from one Kushneria phosphatilytica window:
- a CDS encoding flavin reductase family protein produces MTDTFHFYEPAQGHGLPHDPFKAIVAPRLIGWVSSMDQSGTLNLAPYSFFNALNAEPPMIGFSSYGYKDSVTNIEQTGEFCWNLATRELAEAMNASSASVDAMTDEFALAGLTPAPSRVISVPRVAETPVSFECRLCHILRLDSADGTPTNNWLIIGEVVGVHIAQDMLVDGIYDTARAEPIMRAGGPADYFSVSDTQRFRMKRPD; encoded by the coding sequence ATGACCGACACTTTTCACTTTTATGAACCTGCTCAGGGCCATGGCCTGCCACACGATCCCTTCAAGGCGATCGTGGCGCCGCGCCTGATCGGCTGGGTGTCATCGATGGACCAGAGCGGCACACTCAATCTGGCACCTTACAGCTTTTTCAACGCGCTCAACGCCGAGCCACCGATGATTGGCTTCTCCAGCTACGGCTACAAGGATAGCGTCACCAATATCGAGCAGACAGGCGAGTTCTGCTGGAATCTGGCCACCCGGGAACTGGCCGAGGCCATGAATGCCAGTTCGGCATCGGTTGATGCAATGACCGATGAATTCGCGCTGGCCGGTTTGACCCCGGCTCCCTCACGGGTGATCAGCGTTCCGCGGGTGGCGGAGACCCCTGTCTCCTTTGAATGCCGACTCTGCCATATCCTGCGTCTTGATAGCGCCGATGGCACACCCACCAACAACTGGCTGATCATCGGTGAGGTGGTCGGAGTCCATATAGCACAAGACATGCTGGTCGACGGCATCTACGATACCGCGCGGGCGGAGCCGATCATGCGCGCCGGTGGGCCGGCAGACTACTTCAGCGTGAGCGATACCCAGCGCTTTCGCATGAAGCGTCCCGACTGA
- a CDS encoding oxidoreductase: protein MTASTYRLKTGLIGYGTAGAAFHAPLISAEPRLELTAVASSRAAQIAHDLPSATRTDPTTLIEDPAIDLVVIATPNDSHAPLAEQALRAGKHVVIDKPFTVTSEESRALIALAQKHDRLLSVFQNRRWDGDFLTLRQLIDAHRLGEVLHYEAHFDRFRPVPKTGWRETTSPGAGVLYDLGAHLIDQAVQLFGLPEAITADVQTQRPQASVDDWFHLVLRYGRLRVILGASCLMAGPGPHFAVHGDRGSFIKYGLDVQESQLKAGQWPGQPGWGEEPEAQRGLYTDGEGHQRTMATERGRYEAFYAGIAAAVLEGAPLPVTAEQAHDVVRVIEAAHQSARERREIVLDQ, encoded by the coding sequence ATGACGGCCTCGACCTACCGATTGAAGACAGGACTGATCGGTTACGGGACGGCTGGTGCCGCCTTCCATGCCCCGCTGATCAGCGCCGAACCCCGGTTGGAGCTGACCGCTGTGGCCAGTAGCCGGGCCGCGCAGATTGCTCATGATCTGCCCAGCGCAACCCGCACCGATCCGACGACCCTGATCGAAGATCCCGCCATCGATCTGGTGGTGATTGCCACGCCCAACGACAGCCATGCCCCACTGGCTGAACAGGCGCTGCGTGCCGGCAAGCATGTCGTAATCGACAAGCCCTTCACCGTAACCTCGGAAGAGTCCCGGGCACTGATCGCCCTGGCCCAAAAGCACGACCGGCTACTCAGCGTCTTTCAGAATCGCCGCTGGGATGGCGATTTTCTAACCCTGCGCCAGCTTATTGACGCTCACCGACTCGGTGAAGTGCTGCACTACGAAGCGCATTTCGACCGTTTCCGCCCTGTGCCCAAAACGGGCTGGCGGGAAACCACGTCGCCGGGCGCCGGGGTACTTTACGACCTGGGCGCCCATTTGATCGACCAGGCCGTACAACTGTTCGGCTTGCCCGAGGCGATCACGGCCGATGTACAGACCCAGCGGCCTCAGGCCAGCGTCGATGACTGGTTCCATCTTGTGCTGCGTTACGGCCGCCTTCGGGTCATTCTCGGCGCCTCCTGCCTGATGGCCGGGCCAGGCCCTCACTTTGCCGTACACGGCGATCGTGGCAGCTTCATCAAGTACGGCCTGGATGTGCAGGAGTCCCAGCTCAAGGCCGGTCAGTGGCCCGGCCAGCCGGGTTGGGGTGAGGAGCCGGAGGCACAACGAGGGCTTTATACCGACGGAGAAGGCCATCAGCGCACGATGGCCACCGAGCGTGGCCGTTATGAGGCTTTCTATGCCGGCATTGCCGCTGCTGTACTGGAGGGTGCACCACTTCCGGTCACGGCCGAGCAGGCCCATGACGTCGTGCGGGTCATCGAGGCCGCCCACCAGAGTGCCCGTGAGCGCCGCGAGATCGTACTCGATCAGTGA
- a CDS encoding carboxymuconolactone decarboxylase family protein: MATARDARIDLHEVYYNTRSIRTCSLDPSIRCLAELRASQINGCENCQHLRIAEAIDMGVSREKIDALADWSASDKYSERERAALAWCEAFTHFRPRDNQSRLLAIRQFSPRELADLTLAIELTGTLDRVSDRVVNDA; encoded by the coding sequence ATGGCTACCGCTCGGGATGCCCGCATCGACCTTCATGAGGTCTATTACAATACCCGTTCGATCCGCACCTGCAGTCTTGATCCGTCCATTCGCTGTCTCGCGGAACTGCGCGCCTCGCAGATCAATGGCTGCGAAAATTGCCAGCATCTTCGCATTGCCGAAGCGATTGACATGGGGGTTTCCCGGGAAAAGATCGATGCGCTGGCCGACTGGTCGGCCTCCGACAAATACAGTGAGCGTGAGCGTGCCGCCCTGGCCTGGTGTGAAGCCTTCACCCATTTTCGTCCTCGCGACAATCAGAGCCGTCTGCTGGCGATCCGCCAGTTCAGCCCTCGCGAGCTGGCGGATCTGACGCTGGCCATCGAGTTGACCGGCACGCTGGATCGCGTCTCCGATCGCGTCGTCAACGACGCATAA
- the gabT gene encoding 4-aminobutyrate--2-oxoglutarate transaminase → MTNAELNELKQRYVASGAASPDQHFAERAENAELWDADGKRFIDFAGGIGVLNIGHRHPKVVEAVKAQLDRVMHTCQTVMPYEGYVKVAEQLSRITPVRGHGKVMLANSGAEALENAVKVARAATGRSSVICFSGGYHGRTFMTMAMNGKVAPYRTDFGPMPGQVYRAPYPIDALGISEEDALNGLKMTLKTDANPRDTAAIVIEPVLGEGGFHAASPSFMKQLRELCDEHGILLIVDEVQSGFGRTGKMFAIEHTGVEPDIITMAKSMGDGMPISAVVGTDKHMDASGSNSLGGTYTGSPVSCAAVLAVLEVFEQEQILEKSQALGEKLGERFERWEHSFSCVRNSRHLGAMAAFDVVGADGEPDAQLTGALCKQARERGLILLSCGLYGNTIRFLMPVTISDEVLNEGLDIIESLLSELAR, encoded by the coding sequence ATGACCAACGCCGAACTCAATGAGCTGAAACAGCGCTATGTGGCCAGTGGTGCTGCAAGCCCGGATCAGCACTTCGCTGAACGAGCCGAGAATGCCGAGCTCTGGGATGCCGATGGCAAGCGGTTCATCGACTTCGCCGGGGGCATCGGGGTGCTCAATATCGGTCATCGCCACCCGAAGGTGGTCGAAGCCGTCAAGGCGCAGCTCGACCGCGTGATGCATACCTGCCAGACGGTCATGCCCTATGAGGGTTATGTGAAGGTGGCCGAACAGCTCAGCCGGATCACGCCGGTGCGTGGTCATGGCAAGGTGATGCTGGCCAATTCCGGTGCCGAGGCGCTGGAAAATGCCGTCAAGGTGGCACGCGCTGCGACCGGCCGCTCCAGCGTGATCTGCTTCTCCGGCGGCTATCATGGCCGGACCTTCATGACGATGGCCATGAACGGCAAGGTGGCGCCCTATCGTACCGATTTCGGGCCCATGCCGGGGCAGGTCTATCGTGCACCCTATCCGATCGATGCCCTCGGGATCAGCGAGGAAGATGCGCTGAATGGTCTGAAAATGACCCTCAAGACCGATGCCAACCCCCGCGATACTGCCGCCATCGTGATCGAGCCGGTGCTGGGCGAGGGCGGTTTCCACGCGGCATCGCCGAGCTTCATGAAGCAGCTGCGCGAGCTCTGTGATGAGCACGGCATTCTGCTGATCGTTGATGAAGTCCAGTCCGGTTTCGGTCGCACCGGCAAGATGTTTGCCATCGAGCACACCGGGGTCGAACCGGATATCATCACCATGGCCAAGAGCATGGGCGATGGTATGCCGATTTCAGCCGTAGTGGGTACTGACAAACATATGGATGCCTCGGGCAGTAATTCGCTGGGCGGCACCTACACCGGTAGCCCGGTCTCCTGTGCTGCAGTACTGGCGGTGCTGGAAGTGTTCGAGCAGGAGCAGATTCTCGAGAAGAGTCAGGCACTGGGCGAAAAGCTGGGCGAGCGCTTCGAGCGCTGGGAGCACTCCTTCTCCTGCGTGCGCAATTCGCGGCATCTGGGGGCCATGGCGGCGTTTGATGTGGTCGGTGCCGATGGTGAGCCGGATGCCCAGCTGACCGGAGCACTGTGCAAGCAGGCCCGTGAGCGCGGCCTGATCCTGCTATCCTGTGGTCTCTATGGCAACACCATCCGGTTTTTGATGCCGGTCACCATCAGCGACGAGGTTCTGAACGAGGGGCTCGATATCATTGAATCGCTGCTCTCGGAACTGGCCCGCTGA
- a CDS encoding SDR family oxidoreductase: MAEHMKALIAGASGIIGHGAARELEAYGADVRGLARHDIEGMTTIRADLTDAEATARVIAEQAADTTHLFYAALSPDGNLSVEAERNGQMLANLLDALEAAGAPLERVVIYQGFKIYGIHLGADVPTPARESDPGHMPPNIYQAQETQLAARAERASWDYVALRPDVMVDGHVHGNPMNIALVIGVFAAISKELGIPLRFPGSERAYRVLMQFTDAGLLGRASVWAATTPNIAGQAYNITNGDVFRWERLWQDVAGHLGMETASPVPLDLPTHMADKGEVWRRLAERHDLVEPDLERLVGWGFGNFVFNTETDVISDVNKIHQAGFGETLPAGDTLLQALDDLRANRIIP, encoded by the coding sequence ATGGCAGAACACATGAAGGCACTCATTGCCGGCGCCAGCGGCATTATCGGTCACGGCGCAGCCCGGGAGCTTGAAGCCTACGGAGCTGATGTCAGAGGGCTTGCCCGGCATGACATCGAAGGCATGACCACCATTCGGGCCGATCTGACTGATGCCGAGGCAACGGCACGCGTCATTGCCGAACAGGCGGCTGACACGACTCATCTCTTTTATGCCGCCCTCTCCCCGGATGGGAATCTCTCCGTCGAGGCCGAGCGTAATGGGCAGATGCTGGCCAATCTGCTCGACGCCCTCGAAGCGGCCGGAGCGCCACTCGAGCGTGTGGTGATCTATCAGGGTTTCAAGATCTACGGCATTCATCTTGGTGCCGATGTGCCGACCCCTGCCCGGGAGAGCGACCCGGGGCATATGCCACCCAACATCTACCAGGCGCAGGAAACACAATTGGCCGCGCGTGCCGAGCGCGCCAGCTGGGATTATGTGGCACTGCGCCCCGATGTGATGGTTGATGGCCATGTCCATGGCAACCCCATGAATATTGCGCTGGTCATCGGCGTGTTTGCTGCCATCTCGAAGGAGCTCGGCATTCCGCTGCGCTTTCCTGGTAGCGAGCGTGCCTACCGGGTGCTGATGCAGTTCACCGATGCGGGGCTGCTGGGGCGGGCCAGTGTCTGGGCGGCTACCACCCCGAATATTGCCGGTCAAGCCTATAACATCACCAACGGCGATGTGTTTCGCTGGGAGCGGCTCTGGCAGGACGTGGCCGGGCATCTGGGTATGGAGACGGCCTCACCGGTACCGCTTGATCTGCCGACTCACATGGCTGACAAGGGTGAGGTGTGGCGCCGTCTGGCCGAGCGACATGATCTCGTCGAACCCGATCTGGAACGCCTGGTCGGCTGGGGTTTCGGCAATTTCGTTTTCAATACCGAGACGGATGTCATCTCCGACGTCAACAAGATACATCAGGCCGGATTCGGTGAAACGCTGCCGGCTGGTGATACCCTGCTTCAGGCGCTGGACGACCTGCGAGCCAATCGCATCATTCCGTGA
- a CDS encoding DUF924 family protein produces the protein MISPAEVLDFWFVRLRPRQWFRRDEQVDHIIRECFSALHASAAAGELWHWRDSDEGRLAEIIVLDQFSRNLFRDDPRAWQQDALALILAQEAIDRAVDHRLDPVRRPFLYMPLMHSESLIIQRQALRLFEQPALERHLPEARRHHDIIERFGRFPWRNAALGRETRPEEQSYLETPGSQ, from the coding sequence ATGATCTCACCAGCCGAAGTCCTCGATTTCTGGTTTGTTCGATTGCGTCCGCGCCAGTGGTTTCGCCGCGATGAGCAGGTGGATCACATCATCCGCGAGTGCTTTTCAGCGTTGCATGCCAGCGCTGCGGCCGGGGAGCTCTGGCACTGGCGCGACAGCGATGAGGGCCGTCTGGCAGAAATCATCGTGCTCGATCAGTTCTCCCGTAATCTCTTTCGCGATGACCCGCGAGCCTGGCAACAGGATGCTCTGGCACTGATACTCGCTCAGGAAGCCATCGACCGAGCTGTCGATCACCGGCTTGATCCTGTTCGACGTCCTTTTCTCTACATGCCGCTGATGCACAGCGAATCCCTGATCATTCAGCGCCAGGCGCTCCGTCTGTTCGAACAGCCGGCACTGGAGCGCCATCTCCCCGAGGCCCGGCGCCATCATGACATCATCGAACGCTTCGGCCGCTTCCCCTGGCGCAATGCTGCTCTGGGAAGAGAGACCCGGCCCGAAGAGCAGAGCTACCTTGAAACGCCCGGCAGCCAATGA
- a CDS encoding nucleotidyltransferase family protein has translation MTQTPSGVRIRQWLREDEARMAALQVLATVAPPDAWLAAGFVRNLVWDRLHGYSVPTPLNDLDVIYFDAVDVSRPTEQAFEVALRARLDHPWSVRNQARMHRRNGDRPYQDSIDAMCYWVEVETAVAVRLTRADTLQLAAPFGLESLMAGRVTPNPYRPRPEAFARRWHEKGWLQQWPLLSEYSPTSS, from the coding sequence GTGACACAGACCCCATCCGGGGTGCGTATTCGGCAGTGGCTGCGCGAGGATGAGGCGCGCATGGCTGCCTTGCAGGTGTTGGCTACCGTTGCACCGCCGGATGCCTGGCTGGCGGCGGGGTTCGTGCGCAATCTCGTCTGGGATCGGTTGCACGGCTATTCGGTGCCCACGCCGCTCAATGATCTGGACGTGATCTACTTCGATGCGGTTGATGTATCGCGCCCCACCGAGCAGGCGTTCGAGGTGGCATTACGGGCGCGACTCGATCACCCCTGGTCAGTGCGCAACCAGGCCCGTATGCATCGACGCAACGGGGACAGGCCCTATCAGGACAGCATCGATGCCATGTGTTACTGGGTGGAAGTGGAAACCGCCGTCGCCGTTCGCCTGACAAGGGCGGATACGCTGCAGCTCGCGGCACCGTTCGGCCTGGAATCGCTGATGGCAGGGCGGGTGACGCCGAATCCTTATCGCCCCCGACCGGAGGCCTTCGCGCGGCGATGGCACGAGAAAGGCTGGCTACAGCAATGGCCCCTGTTAAGTGAGTACTCACCCACATCGAGCTGA
- a CDS encoding FAD-dependent monooxygenase, producing MADTDLQRFDVVIQGGGIVGLAMAARLGEIEARSPIDGHPGLTIAVIDADQAPEALSEDTLALRTTSLNAGAINLLERNGVLAHLPEWFLTTFDRLEVGDRTRPVALSFDASDIQLPRFGVFVENDRLRYALWQLLKQRERVSLLAESRVRTREVLPDRQRLILDNGDIIEGALLIGADGARSMVRRDAGIDARSRDYAQNAQVINVRLAEHRDIHTTWQVFAPEGPLALLPLHDRQASLIWYDRPGTVQSRMAMDDEMLKATIRQHFPPRLPEIETIIERGQFPIARQHAQRYIAPRLALIGDAAHVIHPMAGQGVNLGLADVEILGDQLDRALRYGRDLGDQRALKHYQRHQWPRNAAMLTAVDQLYDIFRSPMADLFGRGLGGANHITPVKRLMMKMAVGPT from the coding sequence ATGGCAGACACGGACCTTCAGCGCTTCGATGTAGTGATTCAGGGGGGCGGCATCGTGGGGCTTGCCATGGCGGCCCGGCTGGGCGAGATCGAAGCCCGCTCCCCCATTGATGGACATCCCGGGCTGACCATCGCCGTCATCGATGCCGATCAGGCACCGGAAGCACTGTCGGAAGACACCCTTGCCCTGCGTACCACGTCACTCAATGCCGGGGCCATCAACCTGCTCGAACGCAACGGCGTACTGGCACATCTACCGGAGTGGTTTCTGACCACTTTCGACCGTTTGGAGGTGGGCGATCGCACCAGACCGGTAGCCCTGAGTTTTGATGCTTCCGATATCCAGCTCCCCCGGTTCGGCGTGTTCGTCGAGAATGATCGGCTGCGATATGCATTGTGGCAGTTGCTCAAACAGCGCGAGCGCGTCTCGCTGCTGGCAGAGAGCCGGGTGCGCACACGCGAAGTGCTGCCGGACCGCCAGCGGCTCATACTGGACAATGGTGACATCATCGAAGGCGCGCTGCTGATCGGTGCCGATGGCGCCCGCTCGATGGTACGTCGGGATGCCGGGATCGATGCACGCTCCCGCGATTATGCGCAGAATGCCCAGGTCATCAATGTGCGTCTCGCCGAGCATCGTGACATTCACACGACCTGGCAGGTGTTCGCTCCCGAAGGACCACTGGCACTGCTGCCGCTGCATGATCGTCAGGCCTCGCTGATCTGGTATGACCGCCCCGGCACCGTACAGAGCCGCATGGCCATGGATGACGAAATGCTGAAGGCCACGATCCGTCAGCACTTTCCGCCTCGGCTGCCCGAAATCGAGACCATTATCGAACGGGGCCAGTTCCCGATCGCCCGTCAGCATGCCCAGCGCTATATTGCGCCGCGACTGGCCCTGATCGGTGACGCCGCACACGTCATTCATCCCATGGCAGGTCAGGGCGTCAACCTGGGCCTGGCAGATGTTGAAATTCTCGGCGATCAGCTGGATCGGGCGCTGCGATATGGCCGTGATCTCGGTGACCAGCGAGCACTGAAGCATTATCAGCGCCATCAGTGGCCCCGTAATGCCGCCATGCTGACCGCCGTTGATCAGCTCTACGATATTTTCCGTTCACCCATGGCCGATCTTTTCGGGCGAGGTCTCGGAGGCGCCAATCACATTACGCCGGTCAAGCGACTGATGATGAAGATGGCCGTCGGGCCGACATGA
- the gmhB gene encoding D-glycero-beta-D-manno-heptose 1,7-bisphosphate 7-phosphatase, whose translation MSEGLVILDRDGVINEDSEVFIRSPEQWVAFPQALEAIALLHQAGWQVAVATNQSGIARGYFDESVLTAMHDKMCREVRARGGELVHVAWCPHGPDDASDSRKPRPGMLFEIRDTLGLSSLDGAWMVGDSLRDLQAGRNAGCRVALVLTGKGRITLSDLEQVERPEDVVVADSLLDFARRLLAGELRNVAP comes from the coding sequence ATGAGCGAAGGACTGGTCATTCTTGATCGCGATGGCGTCATCAATGAGGATTCGGAGGTTTTCATTCGCTCTCCCGAGCAGTGGGTGGCCTTTCCTCAGGCACTGGAAGCGATCGCTCTGCTGCATCAGGCAGGCTGGCAGGTCGCCGTAGCGACCAACCAGTCAGGCATTGCTCGTGGCTACTTTGACGAGTCCGTACTGACGGCCATGCATGACAAGATGTGTCGTGAGGTACGAGCCCGCGGCGGCGAGCTGGTCCATGTGGCCTGGTGTCCCCATGGCCCGGATGATGCCAGCGACAGCCGCAAGCCTCGACCCGGCATGCTCTTCGAGATTCGCGATACGCTTGGATTATCATCACTCGATGGCGCCTGGATGGTCGGTGATAGTCTCCGTGACCTTCAGGCGGGTCGTAACGCCGGCTGTCGCGTGGCTCTGGTACTGACCGGCAAGGGACGCATTACCCTGAGCGATCTCGAACAGGTGGAGCGTCCCGAAGACGTGGTTGTGGCCGATTCCCTGCTCGATTTTGCGCGCCGACTGCTGGCCGGCGAACTGCGCAATGTTGCGCCCTGA
- a CDS encoding polyphenol oxidase family protein, with translation MIARIMTHARLDDIAAIEHGFGTRHSLVPPVLAERPSARPQCRQVHGTTVVTVTRPGQACGEADGLLTTRAGIPLGIATADCLPILLAHRNGQAVAALHAGWRGLLAGIIERMIECMQTLAPPEEWVAVIGPAASMQAYEVSETLVARFCQELSIPESIISPQWRRLDLAGMARHKLSIEGVGTVADLDQCTMTTLQDGRRGTIDGFDSDAYRYNSYRRHCLNHPDASTRPRLGNQQAGIMIRER, from the coding sequence ATGATAGCCCGGATCATGACGCACGCTCGACTGGATGATATTGCAGCTATCGAGCATGGGTTTGGCACTCGACACTCTCTCGTGCCACCGGTACTGGCCGAGCGTCCCTCGGCCCGACCGCAATGTCGGCAGGTTCATGGCACCACCGTGGTGACTGTGACCCGGCCAGGCCAGGCATGTGGTGAAGCGGATGGCTTGCTGACCACTCGGGCCGGCATACCGCTCGGGATTGCGACCGCCGACTGTCTGCCGATACTGCTGGCACATCGCAATGGACAGGCAGTCGCTGCCCTGCACGCCGGGTGGCGTGGGCTGCTGGCGGGCATTATCGAGCGGATGATCGAGTGCATGCAGACCCTGGCGCCCCCCGAGGAGTGGGTAGCTGTCATTGGACCGGCTGCCAGCATGCAGGCCTATGAAGTCAGTGAGACTCTGGTGGCACGTTTCTGTCAGGAGTTGAGCATTCCCGAGTCCATCATCTCACCACAGTGGCGCAGGCTCGATCTGGCCGGTATGGCTCGTCACAAATTATCCATCGAAGGTGTAGGAACCGTCGCTGATCTTGATCAGTGCACCATGACTACCCTGCAGGATGGCCGGCGCGGCACGATTGATGGCTTCGATAGTGATGCCTATCGCTACAACAGCTATCGTCGCCATTGCCTGAACCATCCGGACGCCAGCACTCGCCCCCGGCTCGGCAATCAGCAGGCGGGCATCATGATTCGCGAGCGCTGA
- a CDS encoding APC family permease, which produces MTTQQPRELVRVLARTDVLALAFGAMIGWGWIVLTGTAILNAGSVGAIIAFLIGGVAMALIGLTYAELAAAMPKVGGEHVYSYRALGHFASFLCTWSIVLGYVSVVSFEAVALPTVVEQLAPGYDIGHLWTVAGWEVKATWVAVGVVGSIVMMAINYVGISTAALLQKVVTALILVAGVMFITGSLFTGHTDNMRPLFNIDGGLVGGIMSVLVMVPFLFVGFDVIPQAAEEIDLPFRDIGKVLITSVLLAVAWYSLIILGTSLMLDHDALSGSSLSVPDAMTAVFGSAWGGNLMVLAGIAGIITSWNAFYIGGSRAIYALAHAGMLPAFLGRLHPQHRTPVNAILLIGALSTIAPFLGRPALVWLVDAGGLGIVIAYLMVALSFLVLRHREPSMSRPFLVGRGKWVGGISVALALGMVCLYLPGSPSALTGTEWVIFGLWMLAGLAMYGFALARYGRDYSARVMHSELQQERAEE; this is translated from the coding sequence ATGACGACACAACAACCACGTGAGCTGGTTCGGGTATTGGCCCGGACCGATGTACTGGCCCTGGCGTTCGGTGCCATGATCGGCTGGGGCTGGATCGTGCTGACCGGCACCGCCATTCTCAACGCCGGCAGCGTCGGTGCCATTATTGCTTTTTTGATCGGCGGCGTAGCCATGGCCCTGATCGGGCTGACTTACGCCGAACTCGCCGCAGCGATGCCCAAGGTCGGTGGCGAGCATGTCTACAGCTATCGAGCGCTGGGGCATTTCGCCTCGTTTCTCTGTACCTGGAGCATCGTGCTGGGGTACGTCAGCGTAGTGTCGTTCGAAGCGGTGGCCCTGCCGACCGTGGTCGAGCAATTGGCGCCGGGCTATGACATCGGTCATCTCTGGACTGTCGCCGGCTGGGAGGTCAAGGCGACCTGGGTGGCGGTCGGGGTCGTCGGCTCGATCGTGATGATGGCGATCAACTATGTCGGTATTTCAACGGCGGCGCTGCTGCAGAAGGTCGTCACCGCACTGATTCTGGTGGCCGGCGTCATGTTCATTACCGGCTCCCTGTTTACCGGACATACCGACAACATGAGACCTCTGTTCAATATCGACGGCGGTCTGGTGGGCGGCATCATGTCGGTACTGGTGATGGTGCCGTTTCTGTTCGTCGGCTTTGATGTCATCCCTCAGGCGGCGGAAGAGATCGATCTGCCATTTCGCGATATCGGCAAGGTGCTGATTACTTCGGTGCTGCTGGCGGTGGCGTGGTACTCGCTGATCATCCTGGGGACCAGCCTGATGCTCGATCACGACGCGCTCAGTGGCAGTTCGCTGAGCGTGCCCGATGCCATGACAGCGGTCTTCGGCAGTGCCTGGGGCGGTAACCTGATGGTGCTGGCAGGCATTGCCGGCATTATTACCAGCTGGAATGCCTTCTATATCGGTGGCTCTCGGGCGATCTATGCGCTGGCGCACGCCGGCATGTTGCCGGCCTTTCTGGGTCGTCTGCATCCGCAGCATCGTACCCCTGTCAACGCCATTCTGCTGATCGGGGCACTGTCGACCATTGCCCCCTTTCTTGGCCGGCCGGCGCTGGTCTGGCTGGTGGATGCCGGGGGGCTGGGGATCGTCATCGCCTATCTGATGGTGGCACTATCGTTTCTGGTGCTGCGTCATCGTGAGCCATCGATGTCTCGTCCTTTTCTGGTGGGGAGAGGGAAGTGGGTCGGTGGCATTTCGGTGGCGCTGGCGCTGGGCATGGTCTGTCTCTATCTGCCTGGTAGCCCATCGGCCCTGACCGGCACCGAATGGGTGATCTTCGGGCTCTGGATGCTGGCAGGGCTGGCGATGTACGGCTTTGCGCTTGCCCGCTACGGGCGCGACTACAGCGCCCGCGTAATGCACTCCGAACTGCAGCAGGAGCGCGCCGAAGAGTAA
- a CDS encoding TetR/AcrR family transcriptional regulator — protein sequence MSSKRQDLIDTGERLFHEEGFFATGVDRIVRQAGTTRRTFYQNFTSKESLVEAVLRQRDRSYFDAIDRSRPAPEAGALALALHVAETHLQFLFHGAVHGCLFIKALGEYEAHSTTISALATEHKRSLHRYLTRLLADAGATQPEALALDLATALEGATQYAQLMPPEVIGESLRRQIHRCFTDKEVVS from the coding sequence ATGTCCAGCAAACGACAGGACCTGATCGATACCGGAGAGCGCCTCTTCCACGAGGAAGGCTTCTTTGCCACCGGGGTGGACCGTATCGTCAGGCAGGCCGGCACCACCCGCCGGACCTTCTACCAAAACTTCACTTCCAAGGAGTCATTGGTAGAGGCCGTACTGCGTCAGCGTGATCGGTCTTACTTCGATGCCATCGATCGCTCGCGCCCCGCCCCCGAGGCAGGCGCGCTGGCACTGGCGCTGCATGTGGCCGAAACCCATCTCCAATTTCTGTTCCACGGCGCTGTGCATGGCTGTCTCTTTATCAAGGCGCTGGGTGAGTACGAGGCACACTCGACGACGATCAGTGCGCTGGCCACCGAACACAAGCGCAGCCTTCACCGCTATCTGACCCGGTTGCTGGCCGACGCAGGCGCCACCCAGCCCGAAGCGCTCGCCCTCGATCTCGCCACCGCTCTGGAAGGAGCCACCCAATACGCGCAGCTGATGCCACCCGAAGTCATTGGTGAGTCGCTCAGACGTCAGATACACCGCTGTTTCACCGACAAGGAGGTCGTCTCATGA